One part of the Chryseobacterium mulctrae genome encodes these proteins:
- a CDS encoding type I restriction endonuclease: MDLKIKLEQLHQKVVGLKEQITTEEATKNAFVMPFIQILGYDIFNPTEVVPEHVCDIGTKKGEKVDYVIKNNDEPIFIIECKHWKESADAHNSQLHRYYHVSKTRFGVLTNGIVYNFYTDLEKPNIMDEKPFFTINIEDIKDSSIKILESFTKKDYNLESILDSAEALKYIKAIRKEFEKEIENPSDELVKLLVNRFFEKPLTANRMISFKEYAKKALTTSINESISFRLKSALSINEQIEKQDDDIKTSQSIDENNDSKIVTTEEELEGFQIVKAILREKIPSSRIAYRDTLSYFGILLDDNNRKPLCRLHFNTANKYLETFHNGKDAGEKILLNNLDEIYNYKAELLKTLENYN; encoded by the coding sequence AAAATGCTTTTGTAATGCCTTTTATACAAATTTTGGGTTATGATATTTTCAATCCCACAGAAGTCGTTCCGGAGCATGTTTGTGATATTGGAACCAAGAAAGGTGAAAAAGTAGATTATGTCATTAAAAATAATGACGAGCCCATTTTTATTATCGAATGTAAACACTGGAAAGAAAGTGCAGATGCACACAATTCTCAGCTTCACAGATATTATCATGTTTCGAAAACGAGATTTGGAGTTCTCACCAACGGAATTGTTTACAACTTCTACACAGATCTTGAAAAGCCAAATATTATGGATGAAAAGCCTTTTTTCACCATCAATATTGAAGATATAAAAGACAGTTCGATTAAAATTCTGGAAAGTTTCACCAAAAAAGATTACAATCTTGAAAGTATTTTGGATTCTGCAGAAGCATTAAAATACATCAAAGCCATCAGAAAAGAATTTGAAAAAGAGATTGAAAATCCTTCTGATGAATTGGTCAAATTATTAGTCAACCGTTTTTTTGAAAAACCTTTAACGGCAAACCGAATGATTTCGTTTAAAGAATATGCCAAAAAAGCGTTGACAACTTCTATTAATGAATCGATCAGCTTTAGACTAAAATCTGCATTAAGCATTAATGAGCAGATTGAAAAGCAGGATGATGATATAAAAACATCTCAATCCATCGACGAGAATAATGATTCTAAAATTGTAACTACAGAAGAAGAGCTGGAAGGTTTTCAGATCGTGAAAGCAATTTTGAGAGAAAAAATTCCTTCTTCAAGGATTGCTTACAGAGATACTTTATCGTATTTCGGGATTTTACTGGACGATAATAATCGAAAACCTCTTTGCAGATTACACTTTAATACCGCAAATAAATATCTCGAAACATTCCATAACGGAAAAGATGCCGGAGAAAAGATTTTACTGAATAATCTGGATGAAATATATAATTACAAGGCAGAACTTCTGAAAACATTAGAAAATTATAACTAA
- the mutL gene encoding DNA mismatch repair endonuclease MutL codes for MSDIIQLLPDHVANQIAAGEVVQRPASIVKELLENSIDAGATKIELIIRDAGKNLIQVVDDGKGMSETDARMSFERHATSKIRGTEDIFKIATKGFRGEALASIAAVSQVELKTKQKDAALGTNIYIEGGVFQFQEPTQTSEGSNFLVKNLFYNVPARRKFLKNNNIEFRHVIDEFQRVALAHEGLEFSLFHDDEPIFKLRKGTQMQRIVDIFGRKLHPQLIPIKEDIIWCKLHGFVAKPEGAKKTRGEQFLFVNGRFFKSPYFNKAVQEAFEGLLLPGYIPTFFLFLELDPEKIDVNIHPQKTEVKFEDEHLIFALLRSTIKRALGIYNIAPSLDFERDPQLDEMMQKSFPSKSNNIGNLKMPEIIVDRDYNPFLEERGNPQIEIQNLTKMYHQNISAEPSKINLFEDEDFDEDLMRLPNGYWLFNKGDSTLMLDLGRMHRLLVAESNKKSKKSTNRQSLLFSLEYHMNETEKIKYKAIKKYLPELGFEMSINHDSVLSIDAVPEGLKESQVMKFLENLFEVLEYKTEEEFLQFYQNQWNKMQSKSRFDFIYKADAEQLIKDFTALGFPEFLPNGKRCFYEVPFNDFKNKF; via the coding sequence ATGTCAGATATTATTCAGCTTTTACCCGATCATGTAGCCAACCAAATCGCAGCCGGTGAGGTGGTGCAGCGTCCTGCATCTATTGTAAAAGAGCTTTTGGAAAACTCTATCGATGCGGGAGCTACAAAAATAGAGCTGATTATAAGAGATGCCGGGAAAAACCTTATTCAGGTTGTTGATGATGGAAAAGGAATGTCTGAGACCGATGCAAGAATGTCTTTTGAAAGACACGCCACATCAAAAATAAGAGGAACTGAAGATATATTTAAAATAGCAACCAAAGGATTCCGCGGTGAAGCTTTGGCTTCTATTGCTGCCGTTTCTCAGGTAGAATTAAAGACTAAACAAAAAGACGCTGCATTAGGAACCAATATTTACATTGAAGGCGGAGTTTTTCAGTTTCAGGAACCAACGCAGACTTCGGAAGGTTCTAATTTTTTAGTTAAAAACCTTTTCTATAATGTTCCGGCAAGAAGAAAGTTTCTTAAAAATAATAATATTGAATTCCGTCATGTCATTGATGAATTTCAGCGTGTTGCTTTAGCTCACGAAGGTTTAGAGTTTTCACTTTTTCATGATGACGAGCCTATTTTCAAATTGAGAAAAGGAACTCAGATGCAGCGAATTGTTGATATTTTCGGCAGAAAGCTTCATCCACAACTGATTCCTATAAAAGAAGATATTATCTGGTGTAAACTTCATGGCTTTGTAGCAAAACCGGAAGGTGCTAAGAAAACCCGTGGCGAACAGTTCCTTTTTGTAAATGGAAGATTTTTTAAAAGTCCATATTTCAACAAAGCAGTTCAGGAAGCTTTTGAAGGATTGCTTTTACCTGGATACATTCCTACATTTTTTCTTTTTCTTGAATTAGATCCGGAAAAAATTGATGTTAATATTCATCCTCAGAAAACGGAAGTAAAATTTGAAGATGAGCATCTTATTTTTGCTTTGCTCCGTTCTACTATCAAACGTGCTTTAGGAATTTACAATATTGCACCAAGTTTAGATTTTGAAAGAGATCCGCAACTTGATGAAATGATGCAGAAAAGCTTTCCCAGCAAAAGCAACAACATTGGAAATCTCAAAATGCCTGAAATAATTGTAGACCGAGATTACAATCCTTTTTTGGAAGAAAGAGGAAATCCGCAAATAGAAATTCAGAATCTTACAAAAATGTATCATCAGAACATTTCTGCAGAGCCTTCAAAAATAAATTTATTTGAAGATGAGGATTTTGATGAAGATTTGATGCGACTTCCCAACGGATATTGGCTTTTCAATAAAGGAGATTCTACATTAATGCTCGATCTGGGTAGAATGCACCGTCTTTTGGTGGCAGAAAGCAATAAAAAATCAAAAAAATCTACAAACAGACAGTCTCTTTTGTTTTCGTTAGAGTATCATATGAACGAGACTGAAAAGATCAAGTACAAAGCAATAAAAAAATATCTTCCAGAACTTGGGTTTGAAATGAGCATCAATCACGACAGCGTTTTAAGTATTGATGCGGTTCCTGAAGGATTGAAAGAATCTCAGGTGATGAAATTTCTGGAGAATCTTTTTGAAGTTTTAGAATATAAAACTGAGGAAGAGTTTTTACAGTTTTATCAGAATCAATGGAACAAAATGCAGTCGAAATCCCGTTTTGATTTTATCTATAAAGCAGATGCTGAACAATTGATTAAAGATTTTACAGCATTGGGCTTCCCAGAATTTTTACCTAACGGAAAAAGATGTTTTTATGAAGTTCCGTTTAATGATTTTAAAAATAAATTTTAA
- a CDS encoding response regulator transcription factor, whose amino-acid sequence MKKIVLIEDETSVVSFIKKGLQEKGYEISVAFDGRTGVNLVQENDFDLVILDIMLPEMNGLDVCKEIRKTNKNVPILFLTALGTSENIVLGLENGGDDYLVKPFKFIELVARVKSLLRRSNPINTPDATENEIDNEHVFQISDLIVNDYTKKVIRAGEEVSLTSTEYKLLMYFLNNPEKVISRAEILDAVWGVNYELGTNVVDVYVNYLRKKIDNQEDSKLIHTVIGMGYVLKKP is encoded by the coding sequence ATGAAAAAAATTGTTCTGATTGAGGATGAAACCAGCGTAGTCTCTTTTATTAAAAAAGGACTTCAGGAGAAAGGATATGAAATTTCTGTAGCATTTGATGGTCGCACCGGTGTCAATCTGGTGCAGGAAAATGATTTCGATTTGGTCATTCTCGATATTATGTTGCCCGAAATGAACGGACTGGATGTCTGCAAAGAGATCAGAAAAACCAATAAAAACGTTCCTATTCTTTTTTTAACCGCATTGGGAACTTCCGAAAATATTGTTTTAGGATTAGAAAACGGCGGTGACGATTACCTTGTAAAGCCTTTTAAATTCATCGAATTGGTTGCTCGAGTAAAATCTCTTCTTCGAAGAAGTAACCCGATAAACACTCCAGATGCAACTGAAAACGAAATCGATAACGAGCATGTTTTTCAGATTTCAGATTTAATCGTGAATGATTACACCAAAAAAGTAATTCGAGCAGGTGAAGAGGTTTCTTTAACTTCTACAGAATACAAACTTCTGATGTACTTCCTCAATAATCCTGAAAAAGTGATCTCAAGAGCTGAGATTTTAGATGCAGTTTGGGGTGTCAACTACGAATTGGGAACCAATGTTGTGGATGTTTATGTCAATTATTTACGAAAAAAAATAGATAATCAGGAAGACAGCAAACTCATTCATACGGTAATCGGAATGGGATATGTTTTAAAAAAACCTTAG
- a CDS encoding rhomboid family intramembrane serine protease, whose protein sequence is MFNNIPPITRNLIIINVVVYLAAFLLPQLDYYLAGYYPFSPNFQSWQIITHMFMHGSLMHILFNMFTLYSFGPILEQSLGDKKYLILYFLSGLGAFFLFNLWNFYEIQQWTAELYTNSNVDIQKIYEEADMSKYGFNPNSFSSTETELNLYLALTGRMVGASGAIFGVIAAFATLYPEARIGIMFIPIPVKVKYVLPIVIIGSIYLGISGNGGGIAHLAHVGGAIVGFILAKIWKKHLYRFK, encoded by the coding sequence ATGTTTAATAATATACCGCCGATTACCCGAAATTTAATTATAATAAATGTTGTTGTTTATTTAGCAGCATTCTTGTTGCCACAATTAGATTATTATCTTGCAGGATATTATCCTTTTTCGCCCAATTTCCAATCTTGGCAAATTATTACTCACATGTTTATGCATGGAAGTCTAATGCACATACTTTTCAATATGTTTACATTATACAGTTTTGGACCTATTTTAGAGCAGTCATTAGGAGATAAGAAATATTTAATTTTATACTTTTTAAGTGGTTTAGGTGCTTTTTTTCTTTTCAATTTGTGGAATTTTTACGAAATCCAACAATGGACTGCCGAACTGTATACAAATTCCAATGTTGATATTCAAAAAATATATGAAGAGGCAGATATGAGTAAATATGGCTTTAATCCCAATTCATTTTCATCAACAGAAACAGAGTTAAACTTATATTTAGCTTTAACTGGTAGAATGGTTGGTGCTTCTGGAGCAATTTTCGGAGTTATTGCCGCATTTGCTACTCTATACCCAGAAGCAAGAATTGGAATTATGTTTATTCCCATTCCCGTAAAAGTAAAATATGTACTTCCTATTGTGATAATAGGTTCAATTTATTTAGGAATTAGCGGAAATGGTGGTGGAATTGCTCATTTAGCTCACGTTGGAGGTGCAATTGTAGGATTTATTTTAGCTAAAATCTGGAAAAAACACTTATACCGATTCAAATAA
- a CDS encoding sensor histidine kinase, producing MFNKVITNQTKTMVLLMVVFTTVILIFGGSVYFSIVNFSHQRFYELLKIRTTTIVQIEKSKEHLDLPENYILNSRNDEELPMERDYVFAIPTDSNFKKISHEVHIPDTFFKNIIRSGEANYNDSEFYYIGQTFKYQNKDYIAIASAKNHYVVHYLGFLKRTLITCMILSIFFSMIFSFYLSKTLFKPILKITGKVKEISSENLHLRLEPQPDNKELNELVETFNTMLTRIETSFETQNHLIGNVSHELRTPLTSIMGEADVALSINRTAEEYKETLEIILDEAEKLDKKIKALLLIAQTGFDGRIQKIDKVRIDQLLWDVIETLRRIDSRNNIYLDISMLPDNPKKLKVQGNEQLLHLAVANIINNGCKYSNHQQVKVSLGATDTDLYIIIKDNGIGIPESEMNKIYDPFFRASNTRNYEGYGIGLPLARNIVRMHNGELLVSSHENQGTTVQMRFPTIYGTQKEENPT from the coding sequence ATGTTTAATAAAGTCATTACCAATCAAACCAAAACGATGGTTCTTTTGATGGTTGTTTTTACAACCGTTATTCTGATTTTTGGTGGATCGGTGTACTTTTCTATTGTTAATTTTTCGCATCAGAGGTTTTATGAATTGCTGAAAATCCGTACCACAACGATTGTGCAGATTGAAAAAAGCAAAGAACATCTTGACCTTCCCGAAAATTACATTCTCAACAGCAGAAATGACGAAGAACTTCCGATGGAAAGAGACTATGTTTTTGCAATTCCTACAGATTCAAATTTCAAAAAAATTTCGCACGAAGTACATATTCCCGATACGTTTTTTAAAAATATCATCAGATCTGGAGAAGCCAATTACAACGATTCTGAATTTTATTATATCGGTCAGACTTTTAAATATCAAAACAAAGATTACATCGCGATTGCTTCGGCAAAAAACCATTACGTGGTTCATTATCTTGGTTTTTTAAAAAGAACGCTGATCACATGTATGATCCTTTCGATATTTTTCAGCATGATTTTCTCTTTTTATCTTTCTAAAACTTTATTCAAACCAATTTTAAAAATCACTGGAAAAGTAAAAGAAATCAGCTCTGAAAATTTACATTTAAGACTTGAACCTCAACCGGATAACAAAGAATTAAATGAATTGGTTGAAACCTTCAACACGATGTTGACAAGAATTGAGACTTCTTTTGAAACTCAAAATCACCTGATTGGAAATGTTTCGCACGAACTCAGAACACCGCTTACTTCGATTATGGGCGAAGCTGATGTTGCACTTTCTATCAACCGAACGGCAGAAGAATATAAAGAAACGCTCGAAATCATTTTGGATGAAGCCGAAAAGCTTGATAAAAAAATAAAAGCGCTTTTACTGATTGCACAAACCGGATTTGACGGCAGAATTCAAAAAATCGATAAAGTAAGAATTGACCAGCTTTTATGGGATGTTATCGAGACTTTAAGAAGAATAGATTCCCGAAATAATATTTATCTTGACATCAGCATGCTTCCCGATAATCCTAAAAAACTGAAAGTTCAGGGTAATGAGCAGCTTCTTCATTTGGCAGTTGCCAATATCATCAATAACGGCTGTAAATATTCTAATCATCAACAGGTAAAAGTTTCTTTAGGAGCAACAGATACAGATCTTTACATCATCATCAAAGACAACGGAATCGGTATTCCGGAGTCTGAAATGAATAAAATCTACGATCCTTTTTTCCGCGCTTCGAATACCAGAAATTATGAAGGTTACGGCATCGGTCTTCCTCTTGCCAGAAATATTGTGAGAATGCACAACGGCGAACTTTTGGTAAGCTCACACGAAAATCAGGGAACTACTGTACAAATGCGTTTTCCTACGATTTACGGTACTCAGAAGGAAGAAAACCCAACTTAG
- a CDS encoding endonuclease/exonuclease/phosphatase family protein — protein MKRFPFLLFIHLVVLTLLISTFANAWITPNYFSKLNLLSLGFPYLILAHLLFTLIWIIKRKKIALIFIFSTFIFYNPVRRWVNFSPQNSNITSAKTDIKVLTYNVKYGSLGWNNVKKYIRDQNADIILVQEKDTNRALRSDLVKYPSVILKTKHKILRQGDLINDASKGNSFFADIDINGKIVRVVNVYLEPFRLNKNMLGMEDENSEKKENNKMEALFSRLIPTFRTHEDQVKKIRKAVDNSPYPVILAGDFNSVPNSWEYYNLGKNLDDAFVKAGNGSSTSFHDYKFPLRIDYIFASSSIIPKSYKVDYSVKLSDHYPVIAEFLLN, from the coding sequence ATGAAGCGGTTTCCCTTTTTACTTTTTATCCATTTAGTTGTTTTAACACTGTTAATCAGCACATTTGCAAACGCTTGGATAACTCCTAATTATTTCAGCAAGCTTAATCTTCTTTCATTAGGTTTTCCTTATTTAATTTTAGCCCATCTTTTATTTACACTTATTTGGATAATTAAAAGAAAAAAAATTGCTCTCATTTTTATTTTTTCAACATTTATTTTTTATAATCCCGTAAGACGATGGGTAAATTTCTCACCGCAAAACAGCAATATTACTTCTGCCAAAACAGATATAAAAGTTTTAACCTACAACGTGAAATATGGAAGTTTGGGTTGGAATAATGTAAAAAAATATATCCGAGATCAAAATGCCGACATCATTCTGGTTCAGGAAAAAGACACCAACAGAGCACTCAGAAGCGATTTGGTAAAATATCCTTCGGTGATATTAAAAACCAAACACAAAATTTTGAGACAGGGAGACTTAATCAATGATGCTTCTAAAGGCAATTCTTTTTTTGCTGATATTGATATCAATGGTAAAATCGTAAGAGTTGTAAATGTTTATCTGGAACCTTTTAGATTAAATAAAAACATGCTTGGAATGGAAGATGAAAACTCCGAGAAAAAGGAAAACAATAAAATGGAAGCTCTTTTTTCAAGACTAATTCCTACTTTCAGAACACATGAAGATCAGGTGAAAAAAATCAGAAAAGCAGTTGATAATTCGCCTTATCCGGTGATTCTTGCTGGAGATTTTAATTCCGTTCCTAATTCCTGGGAATACTATAATTTAGGCAAAAACTTAGATGATGCCTTTGTAAAAGCAGGAAATGGAAGTTCTACAAGTTTTCATGATTATAAATTTCCACTGAGAATAGATTATATTTTTGCATCGAGCAGCATTATTCCCAAAAGTTATAAAGTAGATTATTCTGTAAAATTATCAGATCATTATCCTGTAATTGCTGAATTTCTATTAAATTAG
- a CDS encoding YoaK family protein — translation MLRNYSNSRTLGDNIKLGTLTAFTAGTINIASLLIFLSFTSNVTGHYAVFAAEISKGNWNQVAVVGAWIFLFFFGSFTANFFVINFNRKSKYFAHAMPIVLEILCLLAVGIYGQFYYQKTLEEAEYLVALMLFATGLQNGLTASISNFLVKTTHLTGTTTDLGILMSMFTHKKYRKNPELIARAKLLSSVMLAYVTGAVFSGLTYYYLEFSVFYVISVCLVVVIGYDLYKIHLRHFYTSYRYSKIYKKPNLMAYLYDRIHGSAEVVMKQKRPEKSKLVLEEKMM, via the coding sequence ATGTTAAGAAATTATAGTAACAGCAGGACGTTGGGAGACAACATAAAACTGGGGACGCTGACTGCCTTTACGGCAGGAACTATAAATATTGCATCTCTATTAATATTTCTCTCATTTACCTCAAACGTAACGGGACATTATGCCGTTTTTGCAGCAGAAATAAGCAAAGGAAACTGGAATCAGGTTGCCGTTGTCGGAGCCTGGATCTTCCTATTCTTTTTCGGTAGTTTTACCGCCAACTTTTTCGTTATCAATTTCAACAGAAAAAGTAAATATTTTGCGCACGCAATGCCGATTGTTCTTGAGATTTTATGTCTTTTGGCAGTAGGAATTTACGGACAGTTTTATTATCAGAAAACATTGGAAGAAGCAGAATATCTGGTCGCTTTAATGCTTTTTGCAACCGGTTTACAGAACGGTTTAACGGCAAGCATTTCCAACTTTTTGGTAAAAACAACCCACCTTACCGGAACAACAACCGACTTGGGGATTCTGATGTCTATGTTTACGCACAAAAAATACAGAAAAAACCCGGAGCTGATTGCAAGAGCAAAGCTTTTATCAAGTGTTATGTTGGCTTATGTTACAGGAGCGGTGTTTTCAGGATTAACTTATTATTATCTGGAATTCAGTGTATTTTATGTAATCAGCGTTTGCTTGGTAGTCGTTATCGGATATGATCTTTATAAAATTCATCTGAGACACTTTTATACGAGCTACAGATATTCGAAAATCTATAAAAAACCCAATCTGATGGCTTATTTGTACGACAGAATACATGGAAGCGCCGAAGTGGTAATGAAACAAAAACGACCGGAAAAATCTAAACTGGTCTTAGAAGAAAAAATGATGTGA
- a CDS encoding endonuclease/exonuclease/phosphatase family protein, producing MKIFRLILLILHLGLLFLLTGVLLNAYIPPKIFPWFNLLSLGFPILVIGYVILTFFWIFSWKKRAFVFMFLGLFFLNPVKRWVNYSSESKETANLKILTFNIKAGTLLGKDEIQKYIDDQKADLVFVQENGGELKLQNLTGKNSIPVVSLYTHYKIISRKNLFEGLPNRDITVQCEQVDLEIRGKIYRVMNVHLESFGVVKSMVKLNGNSEEDEQKVKDLVKRLIPTFKSHQEQVQIIRKSIDASPYPVIVAGDFNAVPNSYEYYKTSEGLKDAFYEVGRGSGTSFHDYKYPLRIDYIFTSESIKPVSYKVDRSVNLSDHFPVIATFKIE from the coding sequence GTGAAAATTTTCCGATTAATACTTTTAATACTGCATTTAGGATTATTATTTCTGTTAACAGGAGTTTTACTGAATGCTTATATTCCACCGAAAATTTTTCCTTGGTTTAATTTACTGTCTTTAGGTTTTCCTATTTTAGTTATCGGATATGTTATTCTCACGTTCTTCTGGATTTTCAGCTGGAAAAAAAGAGCATTTGTCTTTATGTTTTTAGGTTTATTTTTTCTGAATCCTGTTAAAAGATGGGTTAATTATTCTTCCGAAAGTAAGGAAACAGCAAACCTTAAAATTCTTACGTTTAATATAAAAGCCGGTACTTTATTAGGTAAAGATGAAATACAAAAATATATTGATGATCAAAAAGCAGATCTAGTTTTTGTTCAAGAAAACGGAGGAGAATTAAAACTTCAAAACCTTACTGGAAAGAACAGTATTCCTGTCGTATCACTTTATACACATTATAAAATTATTTCCCGTAAAAATCTATTTGAAGGTCTTCCTAATAGAGATATAACTGTACAGTGCGAACAAGTAGATCTTGAAATTAGAGGCAAAATTTATCGTGTCATGAATGTTCATTTAGAATCTTTCGGTGTTGTAAAAAGCATGGTAAAGCTTAACGGAAACAGCGAGGAAGATGAGCAAAAAGTAAAAGATTTAGTTAAAAGACTGATTCCGACTTTTAAATCTCACCAAGAACAAGTTCAAATTATCAGAAAAAGTATTGATGCTTCTCCTTATCCTGTAATTGTTGCAGGAGATTTTAATGCAGTTCCTAATTCTTATGAATACTATAAAACTTCAGAAGGATTAAAAGATGCTTTCTACGAAGTAGGCAGAGGAAGTGGAACAAGTTTTCATGATTACAAATACCCTTTAAGAATAGATTATATTTTTACTTCAGAATCTATAAAACCGGTAAGTTACAAAGTTGATCGCTCTGTAAATCTTTCTGATCATTTTCCAGTGATTGCTACTTTTAAAATTGAATAA